The following proteins come from a genomic window of Gordonia westfalica:
- a CDS encoding acyl-CoA dehydrogenase family protein, whose product MHLKFSPEEEAFREELRGIFAKVPEDLRKRNEEGNLSYPDDIVTASRVLNEHGVLTPSWPIEWGGKDWTPIQHHIYREEMSLAFVPDPLPFNVSMIGPVIAQFGSQEMKEKFLPKTANLDIWWCQGFSEPEAGSDLASLKTRAVLDGDHYVINGQKTWTTLGQFADWIFLLARTNPDVKKQAGISMFLIPMDTPGIELRPIQLIDGSYEVNEVFFNDVRVPVENMVGEENSGWTQAKFLLGNERNGIARVGYTKSKLARAKELAKSTRTANGTLLDDPLFATRLAELENELLALEITQLRVAASSADGKPNPASSLLKLKGSQLQQAAMELIADIAGPDSLPVAEVNVDAANGSAEVTAPEWAQLAAPTYLNYRKVSIYGGSSEVQRQIIDKAVLGL is encoded by the coding sequence ATGCACCTGAAGTTCAGTCCGGAGGAAGAGGCGTTCCGCGAGGAACTGCGCGGCATCTTCGCAAAGGTCCCCGAGGACCTCCGCAAGCGGAACGAAGAGGGCAACCTCAGCTACCCCGACGACATCGTGACCGCATCGCGCGTGCTCAACGAGCACGGTGTGCTGACCCCGAGCTGGCCGATCGAATGGGGCGGCAAGGACTGGACCCCGATCCAGCACCACATCTACCGCGAAGAGATGAGCCTCGCGTTCGTCCCCGACCCGCTGCCGTTCAACGTGAGCATGATCGGTCCGGTCATCGCGCAGTTCGGGTCGCAGGAGATGAAGGAGAAATTCCTCCCCAAGACCGCCAACCTCGACATCTGGTGGTGCCAGGGCTTCTCCGAGCCCGAGGCCGGCTCCGACCTCGCCTCGCTCAAGACCCGCGCGGTCCTCGACGGCGACCACTACGTCATCAACGGCCAGAAGACCTGGACGACGCTCGGCCAGTTCGCCGACTGGATCTTCCTGCTCGCCCGGACCAACCCGGATGTGAAGAAGCAGGCCGGCATCAGCATGTTCCTGATCCCGATGGACACCCCCGGCATCGAACTGCGCCCGATCCAGCTCATCGACGGCAGCTACGAGGTCAACGAGGTCTTCTTCAACGACGTCCGCGTGCCCGTCGAGAACATGGTCGGCGAGGAGAACAGCGGCTGGACCCAGGCCAAGTTCCTGCTCGGCAACGAGCGCAACGGCATTGCCCGCGTCGGCTACACCAAGTCGAAGCTGGCCCGCGCCAAGGAACTCGCCAAGTCGACCCGGACCGCCAACGGCACCCTGCTCGACGACCCGCTGTTCGCCACCCGTCTGGCCGAACTGGAGAACGAGCTCCTCGCCCTGGAGATCACCCAGCTCCGTGTCGCCGCGTCGTCGGCCGACGGCAAGCCGAACCCGGCGTCGTCGCTGCTGAAGCTCAAGGGCAGCCAGCTGCAGCAGGCCGCGATGGAGCTCATCGCCGACATCGCCGGCCCGGACTCGCTCCCGGTCGCCGAGGTCAACGTCGACGCGGCGAACGGAAGCGCTGAGGTCACCGCACCCGAGTGGGCCCAGCTCGCCGCTCCGACCTACCTCAACTACCGCAAGGTCTCGATCTACGGCGGCTCCTCCGAGGTCCAGCGCCAGATCATCGACAAGGCGGTCCTCGGTCTCTGA
- a CDS encoding acyl-CoA dehydrogenase family protein, translated as MDFELSEEQGMLRDTVREVLTKTYDVETLRKVTDTDLGWSEKVWKSLAEIGILGLTFPESEGGMDAGPVEFTSVMTELGRALAPEPYLDSVLVPGSLLEAADDATRAELRGGLASGELLMAFAHNEPGDRWPVAAVATSATADGVLNGTKTLVGHGDCAHKLIVSARVADEVGLFLIDADAEGVVRTAYRTHDRRRGAEFTFNDAKATRLGSGDASELIANAEIGIQTALCAEAQGAMERSLELTVEYLKSRKQFGVPLATFQALTHRAADMYVQLELARSLVLYATTALADGIADAAIASRVKLQTVRSARLIGQEAIQMHGGIGMTAEYPIAHYVSRLTAISHTLGDADAHVTKLSKDLASYDMLSVG; from the coding sequence ATGGATTTCGAGCTTTCCGAAGAACAGGGGATGTTGCGCGACACCGTGCGCGAGGTCCTCACCAAGACCTACGACGTGGAGACCCTCCGCAAGGTGACCGACACCGATCTCGGCTGGAGCGAGAAGGTGTGGAAGTCGCTCGCGGAGATCGGCATCCTGGGCCTGACCTTCCCCGAGTCCGAGGGCGGCATGGACGCCGGACCCGTCGAGTTCACCAGTGTGATGACCGAACTCGGTCGCGCCCTGGCACCCGAGCCCTACCTGGATTCGGTTCTCGTTCCCGGCTCGCTGCTCGAGGCCGCCGACGACGCGACCCGCGCCGAGCTGCGCGGTGGCCTCGCCTCCGGTGAGCTGCTCATGGCCTTCGCACACAACGAGCCCGGCGACCGCTGGCCGGTGGCCGCGGTGGCGACCAGCGCGACCGCCGACGGCGTGCTCAACGGCACCAAGACCCTTGTCGGACACGGCGACTGCGCACACAAGCTGATCGTCTCGGCACGCGTCGCCGACGAGGTGGGCCTGTTCCTCATCGACGCCGACGCCGAGGGCGTCGTCCGCACGGCGTACCGCACGCATGATCGCCGACGCGGCGCCGAGTTCACCTTCAACGACGCCAAGGCCACCCGACTCGGCAGCGGCGACGCGTCGGAGCTCATCGCCAACGCGGAGATCGGCATCCAGACCGCGCTGTGCGCCGAGGCGCAGGGCGCCATGGAACGCAGCCTCGAGCTGACCGTCGAATACCTCAAGTCGCGCAAGCAGTTCGGTGTCCCGCTGGCCACCTTCCAGGCGCTCACCCATCGCGCCGCGGACATGTACGTCCAGCTCGAACTCGCGCGCAGCCTGGTGCTGTACGCGACGACCGCACTTGCCGACGGCATCGCCGACGCCGCCATCGCGTCGCGGGTGAAGCTGCAGACCGTTCGCTCTGCACGCCTCATCGGCCAGGAGGCCATCCAGATGCACGGCGGTATCGGCATGACCGCCGAATACCCGATCGCGCACTACGTGAGCCGGCTGACCGCGATCAGCCACACCCTCGGTGACGCGGACGCACACGTCACCAAGCTGTCGAAGGACCTCGCGTCCTACGACATGCTCAGCGTCGGCTGA
- a CDS encoding SRPBCC family protein codes for MTAALIEESIDIDAPAEKVWSVISDLKRMGEWSPQCKKMIIRGGSVGLGTKTVNINRRGPLVWPTTSKVVRFTPNQEIAFRVAENHTVWSYTITPNGSGVTVTERREVNGSTTKVSSFLVDKFMGGTESFEVELKLGMAETLGRIKRAAESQLDRV; via the coding sequence ATGACCGCAGCACTCATCGAGGAATCCATCGACATCGACGCACCCGCCGAGAAGGTGTGGTCGGTGATCTCCGATCTCAAGCGCATGGGCGAGTGGAGCCCGCAGTGCAAGAAGATGATCATCCGCGGCGGCTCTGTCGGGTTGGGGACCAAGACCGTCAACATCAACCGCCGGGGCCCGCTGGTGTGGCCGACCACCTCCAAGGTCGTGCGCTTCACGCCGAATCAGGAGATCGCCTTCCGCGTGGCGGAGAACCACACCGTCTGGAGCTACACCATCACACCGAACGGCTCGGGCGTCACCGTGACCGAGCGTCGCGAGGTGAACGGCTCGACCACCAAGGTGTCGTCGTTCCTCGTCGACAAGTTCATGGGCGGCACCGAGTCCTTCGAGGTCGAACTCAAGCTCGGCATGGCCGAGACGCTCGGCAGGATCAAGCGCGCAGCGGAGAGTCAGCTCGACCGCGTCTGA
- a CDS encoding HAD-IIA family hydrolase produces MALGLLLDIDGVMVTSWKALPGAVEAVSRLADRDIPRMFLTNTTSRSRNEIAELLNDCGFSVDADEILTAAKLTAEYVSSTYPGKRVWVLNQGPIAEDMTEVELTDDPADAEVVVLGGAGSVFTHDSLSKVLEMLLDGVPVIAMHRSMTWSTADGLSIDTGVYLEGLEKASGKKIKAIGKPSPLGFRAATDRLGLEPTQVVMVGDDMHNDVLGAQASALIGVLVRTGKFREEGLNALARDEFGPYPDHVIDSVADLPELIDKISGT; encoded by the coding sequence ATGGCATTGGGTCTGCTTCTCGACATCGACGGGGTGATGGTCACCTCGTGGAAGGCTCTGCCCGGCGCGGTGGAGGCCGTCTCCCGCCTCGCCGACCGGGACATCCCGCGGATGTTCCTGACCAACACCACCTCGCGCTCGCGCAACGAGATCGCGGAGTTGTTGAACGACTGCGGTTTCTCCGTCGACGCCGACGAGATCCTGACGGCCGCCAAGCTCACCGCCGAGTACGTGAGTTCCACGTACCCGGGCAAGCGGGTGTGGGTTCTCAACCAGGGGCCGATCGCCGAGGACATGACCGAGGTCGAACTCACCGACGACCCGGCGGACGCCGAGGTCGTGGTGCTCGGCGGCGCCGGTTCGGTGTTCACCCACGACTCTCTGTCGAAGGTGCTCGAGATGCTGCTCGACGGCGTACCGGTCATCGCCATGCACCGCTCGATGACGTGGTCGACGGCCGATGGACTGTCCATCGACACCGGGGTGTACCTCGAGGGGCTCGAGAAGGCGTCGGGCAAGAAGATCAAGGCGATCGGCAAGCCGTCGCCGCTCGGATTCCGGGCCGCCACAGACAGGTTGGGTCTCGAACCGACTCAGGTGGTCATGGTCGGCGACGACATGCACAACGACGTCCTGGGCGCGCAGGCGTCGGCCCTCATCGGCGTGCTGGTACGTACCGGCAAGTTCCGCGAGGAGGGGCTGAATGCGCTTGCGCGTGACGAGTTCGGGCCCTACCCGGACCACGTCATCGACTCGGTCGCCGACCTCCCCGAACTGATCGACAAGATCAGCGGAACCTGA
- the glp gene encoding gephyrin-like molybdotransferase Glp, with protein MRTVAEHQAVVSALFGSPVPVRLPVPDALGTATLTDVEAPLSLPGFDNSAMDGFAVLAADLAAAGPDSPVTLPVAADIPAGRTDALTLTPGTAHRIMTGAPMPGGADAVVPVELTDAVIGPVAAAETVTFTAPVESGKHIRRAGSDIGQGARALSAGTVVGAPQVGLLAALGIAEVTVARPLRVVVLSTGSELVEPGKPLQHGQIYESNGAMLTAAAIEAGARGRHVHFVPDNTDDFLARLDEVADEADLIITSGGVSAGAFEVVKESLSATGSVEFVKVAMQPGMPQGCGHHTASAKPDGSPGPTVPIITLPGNPVSALVSFEVFIRPALRAAMGLPAVRPRVTARLGADIRSPQGKRQFLRGVLRTDEGGSGFVVDPIGPPASHHLRFLAEADALIDVPTEADGLAAGSPVDVLVLR; from the coding sequence ATGCGTACCGTCGCAGAGCATCAGGCCGTCGTCTCGGCCCTGTTCGGCTCTCCCGTCCCCGTCCGGCTGCCCGTCCCCGACGCGCTGGGCACGGCGACGCTCACCGACGTCGAAGCACCGCTGTCGCTGCCCGGTTTCGACAACTCCGCGATGGACGGATTCGCCGTCCTCGCCGCGGATCTCGCGGCCGCCGGCCCCGACTCCCCCGTCACACTGCCCGTCGCCGCGGACATCCCGGCCGGACGCACCGACGCCCTCACCCTCACACCCGGCACCGCGCACCGGATCATGACCGGCGCCCCGATGCCGGGCGGTGCCGACGCCGTCGTGCCGGTGGAACTGACCGACGCGGTGATCGGCCCGGTCGCGGCCGCCGAGACGGTCACGTTCACGGCACCGGTCGAGTCCGGAAAGCACATCCGGCGCGCGGGTTCCGACATCGGACAGGGAGCACGGGCGCTGTCCGCCGGCACCGTGGTCGGGGCGCCGCAGGTCGGGCTGCTCGCCGCGCTCGGGATCGCCGAGGTCACCGTCGCCCGACCGCTGCGCGTCGTGGTCCTGTCCACCGGGTCGGAACTCGTCGAACCCGGAAAACCGTTGCAGCACGGCCAGATCTACGAATCCAACGGGGCGATGCTCACCGCCGCCGCCATCGAGGCCGGGGCGCGCGGACGGCACGTGCACTTCGTGCCGGACAACACCGACGACTTCCTCGCGCGGCTCGACGAGGTCGCCGACGAGGCAGACCTGATCATCACCTCCGGCGGTGTCAGCGCGGGCGCCTTCGAGGTCGTGAAGGAGTCGCTGTCGGCCACGGGTTCCGTCGAGTTCGTGAAGGTCGCGATGCAACCCGGCATGCCGCAGGGGTGCGGCCATCACACCGCGTCCGCGAAGCCCGACGGGTCACCCGGGCCCACCGTGCCGATCATCACACTGCCGGGCAACCCGGTCAGCGCCCTGGTGTCCTTCGAGGTCTTCATCCGTCCCGCGCTCCGAGCCGCGATGGGGTTGCCGGCCGTGCGACCTCGTGTGACCGCGCGTCTGGGTGCCGACATCCGCTCACCGCAGGGCAAAAGGCAGTTCCTGCGCGGAGTCCTCCGGACGGACGAAGGCGGATCGGGCTTCGTCGTCGACCCGATCGGCCCACCCGCGTCGCATCACCTGCGTTTTCTCGCCGAGGCCGATGCGTTGATCGACGTGCCCACCGAGGCCGACGGTCTGGCCGCCGGGTCTCCGGTCGACGTGCTCGTCCTGCGCTGA
- a CDS encoding phosphatidylserine decarboxylase, whose product MARRPRPDDQGNTGRVAHFLDLARETIPPIHPAGIPFVAAPAAVALLGRRHRWIARPAALTAGACAAFFRHPGRIPPTEPGVVVAPADGTIALVDEAVPPAESGLGTDPLPRVSTFLSIFDVHVQRVPIAGTVTAVTHTPGAFLSADLPEASRDNERTTMTIHTTATGGGPGPDLAVVQIAGLVARRIVCDPKVGDTLRLGDTYGLIRFGSRVDVYFPKGTTPRVSVGQRAVGGETPFAYLDL is encoded by the coding sequence GTGGCCAGACGTCCGCGTCCGGACGACCAGGGCAACACCGGCCGTGTCGCCCATTTCCTTGACCTGGCCCGCGAGACCATCCCACCGATCCACCCGGCCGGCATCCCGTTCGTCGCCGCCCCCGCGGCGGTCGCGCTCCTCGGACGCCGCCACCGCTGGATCGCGCGACCCGCGGCCCTCACCGCCGGCGCCTGCGCCGCGTTCTTCCGACACCCCGGCCGCATCCCGCCGACCGAGCCGGGCGTGGTCGTCGCACCCGCCGACGGCACGATCGCGCTCGTCGACGAGGCGGTCCCGCCGGCCGAGTCTGGCCTGGGCACCGATCCACTCCCCCGCGTCTCGACCTTCCTGTCGATCTTCGACGTCCACGTGCAGCGCGTGCCCATCGCCGGTACGGTCACCGCGGTGACGCACACACCCGGCGCTTTCCTGTCCGCGGATCTACCCGAGGCCAGCCGCGACAACGAGCGCACGACGATGACCATCCACACGACGGCGACCGGCGGAGGACCAGGCCCCGACCTCGCGGTCGTGCAGATCGCCGGGCTCGTCGCCCGTCGGATCGTGTGCGACCCGAAGGTCGGCGACACGCTGCGCCTCGGTGACACGTACGGGCTGATCCGCTTCGGTTCCCGGGTCGACGTCTACTTCCCGAAGGGCACCACTCCTCGAGTGTCGGTCGGCCAGCGCGCCGTCGGCGGCGAGACCCCCTTCGCCTACCTCGATCTCTGA
- a CDS encoding CDP-alcohol phosphatidyltransferase family protein, which produces MNPPAANSPDGPAAHRTGGPGIRRPRTSKTRNPTARSARRQAQAHAPTPQEPERRRLRKQAQAGRIIIPSSLTILAICAGLTAMRAATTGDIDVAMGLLVAAAFLDGIDGRVARLMGATSRIGAEIDSLADAINFGVVPAMIVYFFLLDGEDLGWALALIYCCAIVLRLARFNTLLDDDEAPGYTRDFFVGVPAPAAAICALLPIGLAQQFGEGWWTSLPAVGGWLVLVAFLAVSRVPTASLKTASIPPRAVAGLLVLVAVGAALLLTYPYLLMLIGIAGYAIHIPFAWRSRRWVASRPEYWDEKPAERRAQRKASKTAPGGRRRRPVLKSQRRLGLNRPTGAPVAVQNPEPVADETESETR; this is translated from the coding sequence GTGAATCCCCCAGCAGCGAACTCCCCCGACGGACCCGCCGCGCATCGGACCGGCGGCCCCGGAATCCGACGGCCCCGGACGTCGAAGACCCGCAACCCCACCGCACGGTCGGCGCGACGCCAGGCGCAGGCTCATGCCCCGACACCCCAGGAGCCCGAGCGGCGGCGTCTCCGCAAGCAGGCGCAGGCCGGGCGCATCATCATCCCGTCGTCGCTGACGATCCTGGCGATCTGCGCGGGACTGACGGCGATGCGCGCGGCCACCACCGGCGACATCGACGTCGCCATGGGTCTCCTCGTGGCCGCCGCGTTCCTCGACGGCATCGACGGCAGGGTCGCCCGACTCATGGGCGCGACGAGCCGTATCGGCGCCGAGATCGACTCCCTGGCCGACGCGATCAACTTCGGCGTGGTGCCGGCGATGATCGTCTACTTCTTCCTGCTCGACGGCGAGGATCTCGGCTGGGCACTGGCACTGATCTATTGCTGCGCGATCGTGCTGCGCCTGGCCCGGTTCAACACCCTGCTCGACGACGACGAGGCACCCGGGTACACGAGGGACTTCTTCGTCGGCGTCCCGGCGCCCGCGGCCGCCATCTGTGCACTGCTGCCGATCGGTCTGGCGCAGCAGTTCGGCGAGGGCTGGTGGACATCGTTGCCCGCCGTGGGCGGATGGCTGGTCCTGGTCGCGTTCCTGGCCGTCAGCCGCGTCCCCACGGCCTCCCTGAAGACCGCGTCGATCCCGCCGCGCGCGGTCGCCGGTCTGCTCGTCCTCGTCGCGGTCGGTGCCGCGCTCCTGCTGACCTACCCCTACCTGCTGATGTTGATCGGCATCGCCGGATACGCGATCCACATCCCGTTCGCGTGGCGTTCGCGTCGGTGGGTCGCGTCTCGGCCGGAGTACTGGGACGAGAAGCCCGCCGAACGTCGTGCGCAGCGGAAGGCGTCGAAGACCGCGCCGGGCGGCCGTCGACGACGCCCCGTCCTGAAGTCGCAGCGCAGGCTGGGCCTCAACCGGCCCACCGGTGCGCCGGTCGCCGTTCAGAACCCGGAACCGGTTGCGGACGAGACCGAAAGCGAGACCAGATGA
- a CDS encoding AAA family ATPase, producing MSSQVSLTLTARLNTSAAEARRGIIRVHPEVLTALSLREWDAVSITGARVTAAVVAATEASAPTGIALLDEILFSNAGVKENASVVLAPVVVHGASRVVVNGSVLATQSITESTLRRALLGKVLSVGDAVSLLPRDLGPELAATEATRALARSVGITWTTELLTVTGTDPGSPVSVQTNTAVLWSTTAGEVPPLGDRAGLGSPRIPGALGIVPDAPVDAPAPTIPAPVGSVPVEEPDVPVRPVSELVGVDSQITKLTEWLAITLDEPDVLRTLGAAPRLGVLVTGPAGGGKATLVRSVCAKRTLVAVDGPTTGATEPNTRLRTVSDAVTRARSTGGVLLITDIDALLPSEPEPVATLILDELRSGIADGRIALVATTAEPVRLDSRLRDPSLCDRELIIGLPDSPTRARLLSAILSTVPTEGDLDLDSVAARTPGFVAGDLAALTREAALRAATRASAGKSEPALRTEDLVGALDVIRPVSRSDSPEVALGSITLADVGDMVETKQALTEAVLWPLQHPDTFARLGVDPPRGVLLFGPPGCGKTFVVRALAASGQLSVHTVKGAELMDKWVGSSEKAVRDLFARARESAPSLIFLDEVDALAPRRGQSTDSGVADRVVASLLTELDGVEPLQDVVVLGATNRPDLIDPALLRPGRLERLVFVPPPDAAARGDILRTSGRDVPLDDIDLDELAADLEGYSAADCSALLREAALSAMRRDINAAVVTADDVTEARSRVRPSLDPDQVENLRAYAERRLE from the coding sequence ATGAGCTCCCAGGTGTCCCTGACCCTGACCGCCCGGCTCAACACCTCCGCCGCCGAGGCGCGTCGCGGCATCATCCGGGTGCATCCCGAGGTGCTGACCGCGTTGTCGCTGCGGGAGTGGGATGCCGTGTCGATCACCGGCGCCCGCGTGACCGCCGCGGTGGTCGCGGCGACCGAAGCGTCGGCTCCGACCGGGATCGCCCTGCTCGACGAGATCCTCTTCTCCAATGCCGGGGTCAAGGAGAACGCCTCGGTCGTGCTGGCCCCGGTGGTCGTGCACGGCGCGAGCCGGGTCGTCGTCAACGGCTCGGTGCTGGCCACCCAGTCCATCACCGAATCCACGCTCCGGCGCGCGCTGCTCGGCAAGGTGCTCTCCGTCGGCGACGCGGTGTCGCTGCTGCCCCGCGACCTCGGGCCCGAACTCGCCGCCACCGAGGCGACGCGCGCCCTCGCCCGGTCCGTCGGCATCACCTGGACCACCGAGCTGCTCACCGTCACGGGTACCGATCCGGGCTCCCCCGTCAGCGTGCAGACCAACACCGCAGTGCTGTGGTCGACGACCGCCGGCGAGGTGCCCCCGCTCGGCGACCGCGCCGGTCTCGGTTCACCGCGAATCCCGGGTGCGCTCGGCATCGTGCCCGACGCCCCGGTCGACGCACCTGCGCCGACGATCCCGGCTCCCGTCGGCAGCGTCCCGGTCGAGGAGCCCGACGTCCCGGTCCGTCCGGTGTCCGAGCTGGTCGGCGTCGACTCCCAGATCACCAAGCTCACCGAGTGGCTGGCGATCACGCTCGACGAACCGGATGTGCTGCGCACCCTGGGCGCCGCACCCCGCCTGGGTGTCCTGGTCACCGGGCCCGCCGGTGGCGGCAAGGCGACGCTGGTGCGATCGGTCTGCGCGAAGCGCACCCTCGTCGCCGTCGACGGCCCGACGACCGGCGCGACCGAACCGAACACCCGCCTGCGCACGGTGTCCGACGCCGTCACCCGCGCCCGCTCGACCGGCGGGGTACTGCTCATCACCGACATCGACGCACTGTTGCCGTCCGAGCCCGAGCCGGTCGCCACCCTCATCCTCGACGAGCTGCGGTCGGGCATCGCCGACGGTCGCATCGCGCTCGTCGCGACCACCGCCGAACCGGTCCGCCTCGACTCGCGCCTACGCGATCCGTCGCTGTGCGATCGCGAACTGATCATCGGCCTGCCCGACTCCCCGACCCGCGCCCGGCTGTTGTCGGCGATCCTGTCGACGGTCCCGACCGAAGGCGACCTCGACCTCGACTCGGTGGCCGCGCGTACCCCCGGTTTCGTCGCCGGCGACCTCGCGGCGCTCACCCGGGAGGCCGCGCTGCGGGCCGCGACCCGCGCCAGCGCCGGCAAGTCCGAACCCGCACTCCGCACCGAGGATCTCGTCGGCGCGCTCGACGTGATCCGGCCGGTGTCGCGATCGGACTCACCCGAGGTCGCCCTGGGCTCGATCACGCTCGCCGACGTCGGGGACATGGTCGAGACCAAGCAGGCGCTGACCGAGGCCGTGTTGTGGCCGTTGCAGCACCCCGACACCTTCGCCCGGCTCGGCGTCGACCCGCCCCGCGGTGTGCTGCTCTTCGGCCCGCCCGGGTGCGGCAAGACCTTCGTCGTCCGGGCACTCGCGGCATCCGGCCAGTTGTCGGTGCACACCGTCAAAGGTGCTGAGCTGATGGACAAGTGGGTCGGTTCGTCGGAGAAGGCCGTCCGCGACCTCTTCGCCCGCGCCCGGGAGTCGGCGCCGTCGCTGATCTTCCTCGACGAGGTCGACGCCCTCGCGCCGCGTCGCGGACAGTCCACCGATTCCGGCGTCGCCGACCGCGTGGTCGCATCCCTGCTCACCGAACTCGACGGCGTCGAACCGCTGCAGGACGTGGTGGTGCTCGGCGCCACCAACCGCCCCGACCTCATCGATCCGGCCCTGCTGCGACCCGGGCGCCTCGAACGACTGGTCTTCGTGCCGCCGCCGGATGCCGCTGCCCGCGGTGACATCCTGCGCACCAGCGGCCGGGACGTCCCGCTCGACGACATCGACCTCGACGAACTCGCCGCCGACCTCGAAGGCTACTCGGCCGCCGACTGCTCGGCGCTCCTCCGCGAGGCCGCGCTGTCGGCGATGCGACGCGACATCAACGCCGCGGTGGTCACCGCCGACGACGTCACGGAGGCGAGGAGCCGGGTTCGCCCGTCGCTCGACCCCGACCAGGTGGAGAACCTCAGGGCGTACGCCGAGCGCCGCCTGGAGTGA
- a CDS encoding TetR family transcriptional regulator, which produces MARPSKPLISRDAAVAASIEIIDAEGLDAFSLPKLAKHLGVRAPSLYHHFDDKNEILTEVARYVAGTAVRRPRMKPGPDWPEFFVNLALNFRQSILRHRNAAPVLLQHLPRDLFTATYEDTAKFLLESGVPVDLHVRILDGMETLAIGAVLMEATRPPRPRSAIFPNVSANSQPLLAEALSKNELTQKQLFEAMVRSFLHGIIRDHALPAPPLPE; this is translated from the coding sequence ATGGCACGGCCGTCCAAGCCGTTGATCAGTCGCGATGCCGCGGTGGCGGCATCGATCGAGATCATCGACGCCGAAGGGCTCGACGCCTTCAGCCTTCCCAAGCTCGCCAAGCACCTCGGGGTTCGCGCCCCGTCGCTGTACCACCACTTCGACGACAAGAACGAGATCCTCACCGAGGTGGCCCGCTACGTCGCCGGTACCGCGGTCCGACGCCCCCGGATGAAACCGGGACCGGACTGGCCGGAGTTCTTCGTGAACCTGGCACTGAACTTCCGGCAGTCGATCCTCCGTCACCGCAACGCCGCGCCGGTTCTTCTTCAGCACCTGCCCCGCGACCTGTTCACCGCCACCTACGAGGACACCGCGAAGTTCCTGCTGGAGTCGGGAGTGCCCGTCGACCTCCACGTCCGCATCCTGGACGGCATGGAGACCCTGGCCATCGGCGCGGTCCTCATGGAGGCGACGCGGCCGCCGCGTCCACGGTCCGCGATCTTCCCCAACGTGTCGGCCAACTCGCAACCGCTTCTCGCAGAAGCGTTGTCGAAGAACGAACTGACCCAGAAGCAGCTGTTCGAGGCGATGGTCCGGAGCTTCCTGCACGGCATCATCCGGGACCACGCCCTGCCGGCGCCCCCGCTCCCTGAGTAG
- a CDS encoding PDR/VanB family oxidoreductase, whose translation MNDNRTETAALDNHKLRVVAKEAAAEGVVSLVLADPDGGDLPEWSPGAHLDLVLGENLIRQYSLCGDVADRSRLRVAVLREPVSRGGSRSVHEDVSVGDLVAVKGPRNNFPLVDAPSYLFVAGGIGITPMKPMIAEVDARGAEWMLLYGGRTASGMAFADALTQQYSDRVQVRPQDEYGLLDLDAALDALTPGTAVYCCGPEPLLAAIEEKCKSRSGIELHLERFAPKVIESENDGPAEGFDVVLDRSGKTVTVSADETVLDALLREGVEVDFSCREGTCGTCEQTVLDGVPDHRDSVLDDDEQAANDCMMVCVSRSCTPRLVLDL comes from the coding sequence ATGAACGACAACCGGACCGAGACAGCCGCGCTCGACAACCACAAGCTCCGCGTGGTTGCGAAAGAGGCTGCGGCCGAGGGGGTCGTGTCACTCGTCCTCGCCGACCCCGACGGCGGCGACCTGCCGGAGTGGTCACCGGGTGCCCACCTCGACCTGGTACTCGGCGAGAACCTGATCCGCCAGTACTCCCTCTGTGGAGACGTGGCCGACCGAAGCCGTCTCCGGGTGGCGGTCCTCCGCGAACCGGTGAGTCGTGGTGGTTCGCGAAGTGTGCACGAGGACGTCTCGGTCGGTGACCTGGTCGCGGTCAAGGGGCCCCGGAACAACTTCCCGCTCGTCGACGCACCGTCGTATCTGTTCGTCGCCGGCGGCATCGGCATCACCCCGATGAAGCCGATGATCGCCGAGGTCGACGCGCGCGGAGCCGAGTGGATGTTGCTCTACGGCGGCCGCACGGCGTCGGGGATGGCGTTCGCCGATGCTCTGACGCAACAGTATTCGGATCGTGTGCAGGTGAGGCCGCAGGACGAGTACGGTCTGCTCGACCTTGATGCGGCACTCGATGCGCTGACGCCGGGGACCGCCGTCTACTGCTGTGGACCCGAGCCGCTCCTGGCGGCGATCGAGGAGAAGTGCAAGTCCCGCAGCGGCATCGAACTCCATCTGGAGCGGTTCGCGCCGAAGGTCATCGAATCCGAGAACGATGGTCCCGCCGAAGGATTCGACGTCGTACTCGACCGCAGCGGCAAGACCGTGACGGTCTCGGCGGACGAGACGGTTCTCGACGCGTTGCTCCGTGAGGGCGTGGAGGTCGACTTCTCCTGCCGCGAGGGCACCTGCGGCACCTGCGAACAGACGGTTCTCGACGGTGTTCCGGACCACCGGGATTCGGTGCTCGACGACGACGAGCAGGCCGCGAACGACTGCATGATGGTGTGCGTCTCGAGGAGCTGCACGCCGAGGCTCGTGCTGGATCTGTGA